A genome region from Pirellulales bacterium includes the following:
- a CDS encoding c-type cytochrome encodes MRSGVFLALVGLLALAGCRPAAPAHYVPSEQVSALSPELQKQIEQILRKNCGTPAAPLLLGSDRNDNASFRRHLQHGAAVYAERCLACHGVTGDGNGPAAAFLQPRPRDYRRGIFKFTSTPYGAKPRREDLERTIRRGITGTSMPSFALLPDEDVQAVVDYVLALAMRGELEILLASTAESEDELDPDMVPDLVAGVPEFWNAAGDEVVLPAVAMPPFSEETVAAGKEAFLTKGCSKCHGEDGRGLTEDNVGTDAWGFSTRAADLTSGMLRGGRRPLDIYRRISSGINGTPMPSFHDALADNPETIWKLAHYVLSVSNRRREGILPSEVHATPAQAETVESTAPTETTTSSEEVTPVNEEATPSSEPAPSDVTEPASAAPPAAEPSE; translated from the coding sequence GTGAGAAGTGGAGTCTTTCTGGCCTTGGTCGGCCTCCTGGCCCTGGCAGGGTGTCGCCCGGCGGCGCCAGCGCACTACGTGCCGAGCGAGCAGGTCTCGGCTCTCAGCCCCGAGTTGCAGAAGCAGATCGAGCAGATCCTGCGCAAGAACTGCGGCACGCCCGCGGCGCCGCTTCTGCTGGGGAGCGATCGCAACGACAACGCCTCCTTTCGCCGGCACTTGCAGCATGGCGCCGCGGTGTATGCCGAGCGTTGCCTGGCGTGTCACGGCGTGACAGGCGATGGGAACGGCCCGGCGGCTGCCTTTCTTCAGCCGCGGCCACGCGACTATCGCCGCGGCATCTTCAAGTTCACCTCTACGCCCTACGGGGCCAAGCCGCGACGCGAGGATCTCGAGCGCACGATCCGCCGCGGCATCACCGGCACCTCGATGCCGTCGTTCGCGCTGCTGCCCGACGAAGACGTGCAAGCGGTGGTCGATTACGTGCTAGCGCTCGCCATGCGGGGCGAGCTCGAGATCCTGCTGGCCAGCACGGCCGAAAGCGAGGATGAACTCGATCCCGACATGGTGCCCGATCTGGTGGCTGGCGTCCCCGAATTCTGGAACGCCGCCGGGGATGAAGTCGTGCTGCCCGCCGTGGCCATGCCCCCCTTCAGCGAAGAAACGGTCGCCGCCGGCAAGGAGGCTTTTCTCACGAAGGGGTGTTCCAAGTGTCACGGCGAGGATGGCCGCGGCCTGACAGAAGACAACGTCGGCACCGATGCCTGGGGATTCTCCACGCGTGCGGCCGATCTGACCTCAGGCATGCTGCGCGGCGGGCGCCGCCCGCTGGACATCTACCGCCGCATCTCGTCCGGCATCAACGGCACGCCGATGCCCTCGTTCCACGACGCCCTGGCCGACAATCCGGAGACCATCTGGAAGCTGGCCCATTATGTGCTCTCGGTCTCGAACCGGCGTCGCGAAGGCATCCTGCCGAGCGAAGTACACGCGACTCCAGCACAGGCCGAGACCGTGGAATCCACCGCGCCTACGGAAACGACTACGTCCAGCGAAGAGGTGACACCGGTGAACGAAGAGGCGACACCATCCAGCGAACCGGCGCCCTCCGATGTCACCGAGCCTGCCTCTGCCGCTCCTCCGGCCGCCGAGCCCAGCGAGTGA
- a CDS encoding cation-translocating P-type ATPase — protein sequence MTSHADDRCDYCGLPLASRWWRPPSTHASEGTVAEPAYCCVGCRIAASIAGEGGETGAARWALARLGLAIFFTMNVMAFTMALWSYEIYEAELGQTDRWTASLIELFRYACLLLSLPVLWLLGGTLWHDAWSQMRRGVFSTDLLLVLGIGASYVYSVLAVFRGYPHVYFEVGCVVLVMLTLGRWLEATGKLRTTAALDALEKLLPEQVRLDTIPERWVPRQLVAVGDTLRALPGERVPLDGVIVRGSATIDEQVITGESRPAIKESGDEVYAGTLNLDAELVVRATCAANEGSLRRLIDLVRAAREKKGHYQRLADRIAQAFLPLVSLISLAAAFYHGTRAGFDTGLMTGLSVLLIACPCALGLATPLAVWAALGTASRAQVLFRHGEALERLATVRAICFDKTGTLTIAEPKVERFLGDGDEREILSVAAAMATASLHSFSRAIELFVDESSGHVRRKGASDAVQQVRTLPGRGLVAQLGEAERSPAIYLGSWRLMQEQGLLPQGEIRLAIERALAGGESISCLGWEGVVRGVFKFREQLRPEARAAIEACRALGCELVMLTGDHQAYAHRIGQRLGLAVRAELLPEDKVHAVREVRQTLGQVAMIGDGINDAPALESSDVGVALACGTDLSRQSASVCLLSNDLRRLPWAIELSRRALRTIRFNLLWAFVYNVVGVGLAAAGWLNPVFAAVAMVGSSMMVIGNSLFLAQRDVPLAHVAEMEQQDAPAAEWEELVRA from the coding sequence ATGACTTCACACGCCGACGATCGCTGCGACTACTGCGGACTTCCTCTCGCGTCCCGTTGGTGGCGTCCGCCGTCGACACATGCGAGCGAAGGTACCGTGGCCGAGCCGGCCTATTGTTGCGTCGGCTGCCGCATCGCGGCCTCCATCGCCGGCGAAGGAGGTGAGACCGGGGCGGCCCGGTGGGCGCTCGCTCGCCTGGGGCTTGCCATCTTCTTCACGATGAACGTCATGGCCTTCACCATGGCGCTCTGGTCGTACGAAATCTATGAAGCGGAGTTGGGCCAGACCGACCGCTGGACCGCTTCGCTCATCGAGTTGTTTCGCTATGCCTGTCTGCTGCTGTCGCTGCCGGTGCTATGGCTGCTGGGGGGCACGCTGTGGCACGATGCGTGGAGTCAAATGCGCCGCGGCGTCTTTTCTACCGATCTGCTCCTCGTGCTGGGCATCGGGGCATCGTACGTCTATTCGGTACTGGCCGTCTTTCGCGGATATCCACACGTCTATTTCGAAGTCGGCTGCGTGGTGCTCGTCATGCTCACGCTCGGTCGCTGGCTCGAGGCCACGGGCAAGCTGCGCACCACCGCGGCGCTCGATGCGCTCGAGAAGCTGCTGCCCGAGCAGGTCAGGCTCGACACCATCCCCGAACGTTGGGTCCCGCGACAACTGGTCGCCGTGGGCGATACGTTGCGCGCGCTGCCGGGCGAGCGCGTGCCCCTCGACGGGGTCATCGTGCGTGGCTCGGCCACAATCGACGAACAGGTGATCACGGGCGAAAGCAGGCCGGCCATTAAAGAAAGTGGCGACGAAGTCTACGCGGGCACGCTGAATCTCGACGCCGAGCTCGTCGTGCGTGCCACCTGCGCCGCCAACGAAGGTTCATTGCGCCGGCTGATCGACCTCGTTCGCGCGGCCCGAGAGAAAAAAGGACACTATCAACGTCTGGCCGACCGCATCGCTCAGGCCTTCTTGCCCTTGGTGTCGCTCATCTCGCTGGCGGCGGCGTTCTATCACGGCACGCGCGCTGGTTTCGACACAGGGTTGATGACGGGGCTCAGCGTGTTGTTGATCGCCTGTCCCTGTGCCCTGGGCCTGGCCACCCCTTTGGCCGTCTGGGCAGCCCTGGGAACAGCGTCGAGGGCGCAGGTCCTCTTCCGGCACGGCGAGGCGCTCGAACGCTTGGCAACCGTCCGGGCCATCTGCTTCGATAAGACCGGCACGCTGACCATCGCCGAGCCCAAGGTCGAGCGATTCCTCGGCGACGGCGACGAGCGCGAGATACTGTCGGTCGCGGCGGCGATGGCCACCGCCTCGTTGCATTCGTTCTCGCGCGCCATCGAACTGTTCGTCGACGAGAGCAGCGGCCACGTGCGGCGAAAAGGCGCCAGCGACGCCGTGCAGCAAGTGCGCACGCTACCGGGCCGGGGATTGGTGGCGCAACTCGGAGAAGCGGAACGCTCGCCGGCGATCTATCTCGGCAGTTGGCGACTCATGCAGGAGCAGGGACTTCTCCCCCAGGGCGAAATAAGGCTAGCCATCGAGCGGGCCCTGGCCGGCGGCGAATCGATCTCCTGCCTGGGGTGGGAGGGCGTCGTGCGCGGCGTCTTCAAGTTTCGCGAACAATTGCGTCCCGAGGCCCGTGCCGCGATCGAGGCGTGCCGCGCCCTGGGGTGCGAGCTCGTGATGCTCACCGGCGATCACCAGGCATACGCCCACCGAATCGGCCAGCGACTGGGACTCGCCGTGCGTGCCGAGTTACTTCCCGAAGATAAAGTCCACGCCGTGCGCGAAGTGCGCCAGACGCTTGGCCAGGTGGCCATGATCGGCGACGGCATCAACGATGCGCCGGCACTCGAGTCAAGCGACGTGGGGGTGGCCCTGGCCTGCGGCACGGATCTTTCGCGGCAGTCGGCCTCGGTCTGCCTGCTGAGCAATGATCTGCGGCGACTCCCCTGGGCCATCGAGCTTTCGCGGCGCGCGCTGCGCACCATCCGCTTCAATCTGCTCTGGGCCTTCGTCTACAACGTCGTCGGCGTGGGGCTCGCCGCCGCGGGCTGGCTGAATCCCGTGTTCGCCGCCGTCGCCATGGTGGGAAGCAGCATGATGGTCATCGGCAATTCCCTCTTTCTGGCACAACGCGATGTCCCTCTGGCGCACGTCGCCGAGATGGAGCAGCAAGATGCCCCCGCCGCGGAATGGGAAGAGCTCGTCCGCGCGTAA
- a CDS encoding cbb3-type cytochrome c oxidase subunit I gives MTTDATKAVPIDGRELVDERLVIWYFLAALAYLAASMLGGLLMALQLVRWNPLMDIELLSPGRWRMIHTNAIAYGFLANSFLGALHWSVPRLTLKPVASRELSYFIFLAWQVVVVSTAVGIMFGQAQGIEWGETPVWIDPLALAGLALVAFNFFVPIGRTKGPLYVTLWYFMAAFVWTFLTYAMGNFLPQYFVPGTSGGAIAGLFIHDLVGLFVTPLGWGLMYYFVPIMLGKPIWSHGLSLVGFWGLAFFYPLNGIHHFLYTPIPMFLQYGAVIATVAVELVVTTVIINFFGTIWGSSRALVTNLPLRWFYTGMIFYFLTCLQCSMQVTLTFQALIHFTDWVVGHAHLVMFGVFSMWLLGIMTYLFPRLLHTDWYSRELCEWHYWLSAGGLLVMASDLILLGVFQGYWWGSLQPWDVSTNGSTPFWIIRVFAGLAMLAGQLCFFYNLYMTWQSSRVVARNAAIAYPAT, from the coding sequence ATGACGACGGACGCGACCAAGGCAGTTCCGATCGACGGGCGCGAGCTGGTCGATGAACGGCTGGTGATCTGGTATTTCCTGGCGGCACTGGCCTACCTGGCCGCGTCGATGCTGGGTGGCCTGCTCATGGCGCTACAACTGGTGCGCTGGAATCCGCTGATGGATATCGAGCTGCTGTCACCGGGCCGTTGGCGCATGATCCACACGAATGCCATCGCCTACGGCTTCCTCGCCAACAGCTTTCTCGGTGCATTGCACTGGTCCGTCCCCCGCCTGACGCTCAAGCCGGTCGCCAGCCGCGAATTGTCGTACTTCATCTTCCTCGCCTGGCAGGTGGTCGTCGTCAGCACCGCGGTCGGCATCATGTTCGGGCAGGCGCAGGGCATCGAATGGGGCGAGACCCCCGTCTGGATCGACCCCTTGGCGCTGGCCGGGTTGGCGCTCGTGGCCTTCAACTTCTTCGTGCCGATCGGACGCACGAAGGGGCCCCTCTACGTCACGCTGTGGTACTTCATGGCGGCCTTCGTCTGGACCTTTCTGACCTACGCCATGGGCAACTTTCTGCCCCAGTACTTCGTGCCCGGCACGAGCGGCGGCGCCATCGCGGGTCTGTTCATTCACGATCTCGTCGGTTTGTTCGTCACGCCGCTGGGCTGGGGCCTGATGTATTACTTCGTGCCCATCATGCTCGGCAAGCCGATCTGGAGCCACGGACTCTCGCTTGTCGGCTTCTGGGGACTGGCGTTCTTCTATCCTTTGAACGGTATCCACCACTTTCTCTACACGCCGATCCCCATGTTTCTGCAGTACGGGGCGGTCATTGCCACCGTGGCCGTCGAGCTGGTCGTGACGACGGTGATCATCAACTTCTTCGGCACCATCTGGGGATCGAGCCGCGCATTGGTCACGAACTTGCCCCTTCGCTGGTTCTATACCGGCATGATCTTCTACTTCCTGACCTGCCTCCAATGCTCGATGCAGGTCACGCTGACCTTCCAGGCCTTGATCCACTTCACGGACTGGGTCGTCGGGCATGCCCATCTGGTGATGTTCGGTGTCTTCAGCATGTGGCTGCTGGGGATCATGACCTATCTCTTCCCGCGCCTGCTGCACACCGATTGGTACAGCCGCGAGCTGTGCGAATGGCATTATTGGCTGTCGGCCGGCGGTCTGCTCGTCATGGCGAGCGATCTGATCTTGCTGGGGGTCTTCCAAGGTTACTGGTGGGGATCGCTACAACCGTGGGATGTCTCGACGAATGGTTCCACGCCGTTTTGGATCATCCGCGTCTTCGCCGGGCTGGCGATGCTCGCCGGACAACTCTGCTTTTTCTACAACCTGTACATGACCTGGCAGTCGTCGCGAGTCGTAGCGCGGAATGCCGCGATCGCTTATCCCGCCACCTAG
- a CDS encoding sulfite exporter TauE/SafE family protein: MPPPRNGKSSSARNAALWDYERKHPLLDLPLIFLGGLLGSSHCIGMCGGFALSIGGTAPSVARNLSRQAIYSSGRIFSYACAGALAGYGGMRLADRAAEWVNVPACLAVVAGVLLIWQGLVAAGVWPRRVTPASAPPCLSGSLLATFLRSPEPTHVFLAGLFTGLLPCGLVYAYLALASSSGGMAAGLATMAAFGLGTVPLMVLTGIGGSFISLATRQHLLHIAAWCVVLTGIVAVARGLGFVHLDGLWLGGGCPACQS, encoded by the coding sequence ATGCCCCCGCCGCGGAATGGGAAGAGCTCGTCCGCGCGTAACGCCGCGCTCTGGGATTACGAGAGGAAACATCCGTTGCTCGATCTGCCGCTTATTTTTTTGGGGGGGCTGCTCGGCTCGTCCCACTGCATCGGCATGTGTGGCGGGTTCGCCTTGTCCATCGGCGGCACGGCCCCCAGCGTCGCGCGCAACCTGTCGCGGCAGGCGATCTACAGCAGCGGTCGAATCTTCAGCTACGCCTGTGCCGGCGCCCTGGCAGGCTACGGCGGCATGCGGCTGGCTGATCGCGCCGCAGAATGGGTCAACGTTCCCGCCTGTCTGGCGGTCGTGGCGGGCGTGCTGCTCATCTGGCAGGGACTGGTCGCCGCGGGGGTCTGGCCGCGACGAGTCACCCCCGCTAGTGCGCCACCCTGCCTGAGCGGTTCGCTGCTCGCAACCTTTCTGCGCTCGCCCGAACCGACCCACGTCTTTCTCGCGGGGCTCTTTACCGGTCTGCTGCCGTGTGGGCTCGTCTATGCCTACTTGGCACTAGCCAGCAGTTCTGGCGGCATGGCAGCCGGTCTGGCCACCATGGCTGCTTTTGGCCTGGGCACCGTGCCGCTGATGGTCCTGACCGGCATCGGAGGCTCGTTCATCAGCCTGGCCACCCGCCAACATCTGTTGCACATCGCGGCATGGTGCGTGGTGCTCACGGGCATCGTCGCCGTCGCACGCGGCCTGGGATTCGTCCACCTCGACGGCTTGTGGCTGGGAGGGGGATGCCCCG
- a CDS encoding cbb3-type cytochrome c oxidase subunit II, whose amino-acid sequence MFESKSGVLLIGGLGFFFFAFLSNAVVPVLMYRNLPEKTAREVVNPNLVYQFEDLSRRYPDQFAKYIGKPTEDNCAEALRTGYGIYVGEGCWHCHSQFVRPVSNESRRWGPVSETIEYQNELQRPVMFGTRRVGPDLSREGGRRSNDWHAVHFFQPTLVSTDSPMPNYPWLFDGSPDKPNARGLALITYVQWLGSWLESYPDYESYVPLAELTKERP is encoded by the coding sequence ATGTTTGAAAGTAAATCGGGGGTGTTGCTGATCGGCGGTCTGGGGTTCTTCTTCTTCGCGTTCCTGTCGAACGCCGTGGTGCCGGTGCTGATGTATCGCAATCTGCCCGAGAAGACCGCGCGCGAAGTCGTCAACCCGAACCTCGTCTACCAGTTCGAAGATCTCAGCCGCCGGTATCCCGACCAGTTTGCGAAGTACATCGGCAAGCCCACCGAAGACAACTGCGCCGAGGCACTACGCACGGGCTACGGCATCTACGTCGGCGAAGGGTGCTGGCACTGCCATAGCCAGTTCGTACGTCCCGTTTCCAATGAATCGCGCCGCTGGGGGCCGGTGTCCGAGACGATCGAGTACCAAAACGAGCTGCAGCGTCCCGTCATGTTCGGCACGCGGCGCGTTGGCCCGGATCTGAGCCGCGAAGGGGGGCGGCGTTCGAACGATTGGCACGCGGTCCATTTCTTCCAGCCCACGCTGGTGTCGACCGATTCGCCAATGCCCAACTATCCGTGGCTCTTCGACGGATCGCCCGACAAGCCGAACGCCCGGGGCCTGGCGCTGATCACCTACGTGCAGTGGTTGGGTTCGTGGCTGGAAAGTTATCCCGATTACGAAAGCTATGTTCCGCTGGCGGAACTGACGAAGGAGAGACCATGA